A window of Microcystis aeruginosa FD4 contains these coding sequences:
- a CDS encoding RNA-guided endonuclease InsQ/TnpB family protein, with translation MFGCQQVLIKADKETRAIIEYLCRESNSLYNCSVYYARQIWLKTGKIVTGFALTKEMKFNPHFKAGYASSMQQTCLNVGESFKSFKKLLKKSIKGELNQKPNVPKYRKSGGLFTVTYPKKWLKLIEGKIRFPLGEQVRAWFGLTEFFLPFPVNLKWELIKEVRIVPRNTCLYAEFVYQQIHCELKEGQSLPTHLDSTKVLGIDHGLNNWLTCVSNIETSFIIDGKHLKSVNQWYNKQIATLKEGKPKGFWSRTLAHVTEKRNQQMRDAVNKAARIVINHCLIHGIGTIVFGWNQGQKNESNMGAKNNQNFVQIPTAKLKDRIVQLCEQYGIKFVETEESYTSKASFLDNDELPKYGEKPDGWQSSGKRIKRGLYRTADNWLVNADCNGGANILRKVKTMLKLDLSRVTRGILTMPIRIRFWSNSVLESASL, from the coding sequence TTGTTTGGATGCCAGCAGGTTTTAATTAAAGCAGACAAAGAGACAAGAGCAATTATTGAATATCTATGTCGTGAGTCGAATAGTTTATACAATTGTTCTGTTTATTATGCTCGTCAAATTTGGTTGAAGACGGGTAAGATTGTTACTGGATTTGCTCTGACAAAAGAAATGAAGTTTAATCCTCACTTTAAGGCTGGATATGCTTCGTCAATGCAGCAAACTTGCTTAAACGTTGGTGAATCCTTTAAATCTTTTAAGAAACTTTTAAAAAAGTCTATTAAAGGAGAGTTAAATCAAAAGCCTAATGTCCCGAAGTATCGTAAAAGCGGAGGATTGTTTACGGTTACTTATCCTAAAAAATGGTTAAAGTTAATCGAGGGCAAAATAAGGTTCCCTCTAGGAGAGCAAGTTAGAGCGTGGTTTGGATTAACAGAATTTTTTCTGCCTTTTCCTGTTAATTTAAAATGGGAATTAATTAAAGAAGTCAGAATAGTTCCTAGAAATACTTGTCTTTATGCAGAATTTGTTTATCAACAAATACATTGTGAACTCAAAGAGGGGCAAAGCCTACCGACGCATCTTGACTCAACCAAGGTACTAGGGATAGATCACGGATTAAATAATTGGTTAACTTGTGTTTCTAATATTGAAACCAGCTTTATTATTGATGGAAAACATCTTAAATCGGTTAACCAATGGTACAACAAACAAATAGCGACATTGAAAGAAGGAAAACCTAAAGGATTTTGGTCAAGAACTTTAGCTCATGTCACCGAAAAACGTAATCAACAAATGAGAGATGCCGTTAATAAAGCAGCCAGAATAGTAATCAATCATTGTCTTATCCATGGTATTGGTACTATTGTTTTTGGCTGGAATCAAGGTCAGAAAAACGAGTCAAATATGGGGGCGAAAAATAATCAAAATTTTGTACAAATTCCCACAGCTAAACTTAAGGACAGAATTGTTCAACTTTGCGAACAATACGGCATTAAGTTTGTTGAGACGGAAGAAAGTTATACCTCAAAAGCTTCTTTTTTGGACAATGATGAGCTACCTAAATATGGTGAAAAACCCGACGGGTGGCAGTCTTCAGGAAAACGAATTAAGCGCGGTTTATATCGTACTGCTGATAATTGGTTAGTCAATGCCGATTGTAACGGCGGCGCAAATATTCTAAGAAAAGTAAAGACAATGCTTAAATTAGATTTGAGCAGAGTTACTAGAGGCATCTTGACAATGCCCATCAGAATTAGATTTTGGTCTAATTCTGTGCTAGAATCTGCGTCGCTTTAG
- the tnpA gene encoding IS200/IS605 family transposase — translation MRKDSFGYRHNNHSVGLATIHLVWIPKRRKPVLRGDIKLRLATILESVASDKGWIIKAKEIAPDHVHLLVEYDEKTAISEVVKAFKGRSSRMLREEFPELTKLPSLWTKSYFYDTSGKVSTAKVMAYINDPHHDRH, via the coding sequence ATGAGAAAAGATTCGTTTGGATATAGACACAACAACCATTCGGTAGGGCTTGCAACTATTCACTTAGTTTGGATTCCCAAACGTCGTAAGCCAGTGCTAAGGGGCGACATTAAACTAAGATTAGCAACAATCTTGGAATCGGTTGCATCTGATAAAGGTTGGATTATTAAGGCTAAAGAGATAGCCCCAGATCATGTTCACTTGTTAGTAGAATATGATGAGAAAACAGCTATATCTGAAGTGGTCAAGGCTTTTAAAGGAAGAAGTTCAAGAATGCTAAGAGAAGAATTTCCAGAATTAACAAAACTACCCTCTCTTTGGACAAAAAGCTATTTTTATGACACTTCGGGTAAAGTTAGTACAGCAAAAGTAATGGCTTATATTAATGACCCACATCATGACAGACATTAG
- the sbcC gene encoding exonuclease subunit SbcC — protein sequence MIPLQLTLKNFLSYREAVLDFRGLHTACICGANGAGKSSLLEAITWAIWGESRVSIGDDVIHAGSDYVRVDFEFSYGGEIYKIIRSRHRGGKASSLDFQVIDDRSFRPLSGKSIKDTQAQINTYLKIDHKTFINSAYLRQGQADEFMKQPPSGRKQILAELLQLDRYEILANKAKDISKQFDGQSLQIEQQLETIKFRLQEKNSYQENLQELSSQINQINQEQELNNWRLQQLQGEENQRQNWEKQLHWQREQERALLAEIERLDREKVSLDNQLNQIRTILHRKNDIITAHERLINLDQKEASLSSQLQAWQQAQYDKQQLEQKLQQKINEFTLPIQQTSARLEELRRQEQETQKIIEQAGDIQAGLEKLNYHRQRLQELDRLALKYAPLNSRKADLNMQLEREKAGINARREQLQRNRQQLETEIARIPLLREEALNLAKRIKELDKKQTYCERVEEKETLKQVDKKSLLDQQKRYEEQLLELTDKLEKLNIPDSVCPLCEQNLDSHHRHQVIRKTHQHQEQIQEQIWSLQERMADCDRDLKRLREELAQIKQELPVRSNLQQKYVQLEVKLETIEEKEIELEKTEEILVELEALLSSGNYALELQQELQIVNQEIAFLNYDEQSHALVRGEEKRWRWAEIQESELKQANRRFANIKAEKPNLINQLARLEQEKQELCQNSPLKQEIERLEKFIQNLNYDRSEHQNIQNLLRQLQGVRLQYQDWQQAEKNYPEIAAKIADIEQRLQLRNQDRQKLNQELANISQKIGTLTDYRQEIAALSTNIQQRRQIIDGLLSQKGRVEEKLHQLETLGKQLTEKESDLAKVKKQYTVYKELAIAFGKNGLQTLMIENVLPELEAQTNHILARLTGNQFHVQFLTQKSGKGTKKQRQKLIDTLDIIIGDTRGSRPYETYSGGEAFRINFSIRLALARLLAQRAGTALQMLIVDEGFGTQDGEGCDRLIAAINAISADFACILTVTHMPQFKEAFQHRIEVRKTEQGSQLMLLS from the coding sequence ATGATTCCCCTACAATTAACCCTGAAAAATTTTCTCAGTTATCGCGAGGCAGTGCTGGATTTTCGCGGATTACATACTGCCTGTATTTGTGGTGCCAATGGTGCGGGAAAATCCTCTTTACTCGAAGCAATTACTTGGGCAATTTGGGGAGAAAGTCGCGTCTCGATTGGTGATGATGTGATTCATGCGGGCAGCGATTATGTGCGGGTGGATTTCGAGTTTAGTTATGGGGGAGAAATCTATAAAATTATCCGTAGTCGTCACCGGGGAGGGAAAGCTTCTAGTTTAGATTTTCAGGTGATCGATGATCGAAGTTTTCGTCCTTTATCGGGTAAAAGTATTAAAGATACCCAAGCACAGATTAATACTTATCTAAAAATAGACCATAAAACTTTCATTAATTCTGCTTATTTACGGCAGGGACAAGCGGACGAGTTTATGAAACAGCCTCCCAGTGGTCGTAAACAGATTTTAGCAGAATTATTACAACTCGATCGCTATGAAATTTTAGCGAATAAAGCTAAGGATATATCGAAACAATTTGATGGACAGTCCCTCCAGATCGAGCAGCAATTAGAAACTATCAAATTCCGTCTTCAGGAGAAAAATTCTTATCAAGAAAACCTGCAAGAGTTAAGCAGCCAAATTAACCAAATTAATCAAGAACAAGAGTTAAATAATTGGCGTTTACAGCAACTGCAAGGGGAAGAAAATCAACGTCAGAATTGGGAAAAACAGCTGCATTGGCAAAGAGAACAGGAGCGAGCTTTATTAGCAGAAATTGAGAGATTAGACCGGGAAAAAGTTAGTCTAGACAATCAATTAAATCAAATTAGGACTATTCTTCATCGCAAAAATGACATTATTACCGCACACGAGCGCCTAATCAATTTAGACCAGAAAGAGGCAAGTTTGTCAAGTCAATTGCAAGCTTGGCAACAGGCCCAGTATGATAAACAACAATTAGAACAGAAATTACAGCAAAAAATTAACGAATTTACCCTTCCCATCCAACAAACGAGCGCTCGTTTAGAAGAATTGCGAAGACAGGAACAAGAAACTCAAAAAATTATCGAGCAAGCGGGGGATATTCAAGCAGGATTAGAGAAGTTAAATTATCATCGTCAACGTCTTCAGGAATTGGATAGATTAGCTTTAAAATATGCTCCTTTAAATAGCCGAAAAGCTGATCTAAATATGCAGTTGGAACGGGAAAAAGCTGGAATCAATGCTCGTCGGGAACAACTGCAAAGAAATCGGCAACAATTAGAGACAGAAATCGCTCGTATTCCTCTACTAAGAGAGGAAGCTCTCAATTTAGCCAAACGAATTAAGGAACTAGATAAAAAACAAACCTATTGTGAACGAGTTGAAGAAAAGGAAACTCTTAAACAAGTGGATAAAAAAAGTTTATTGGATCAACAGAAAAGATATGAAGAACAACTTTTAGAGTTAACTGATAAATTGGAAAAATTAAATATTCCCGATTCGGTTTGTCCTCTATGTGAACAGAATTTAGACAGTCATCACCGTCATCAGGTAATCAGGAAAACCCATCAACATCAAGAACAAATTCAAGAGCAAATTTGGTCTTTACAGGAACGGATGGCAGACTGCGATCGAGATTTAAAACGTTTACGGGAGGAATTAGCCCAAATTAAACAAGAATTGCCCGTAAGATCGAATCTACAACAAAAATATGTGCAGTTAGAAGTCAAGTTAGAAACTATTGAAGAAAAGGAAATAGAACTAGAGAAAACCGAGGAGATACTTGTGGAGTTAGAAGCACTTTTAAGTAGTGGCAATTATGCCCTAGAATTACAGCAAGAATTGCAAATTGTCAATCAAGAAATTGCCTTTTTAAACTATGATGAACAAAGTCATGCTTTAGTCAGAGGAGAAGAAAAAAGATGGCGTTGGGCAGAAATTCAAGAATCAGAACTTAAGCAAGCAAACCGTCGTTTTGCTAATATCAAGGCTGAGAAACCTAATTTAATTAATCAATTAGCTAGACTAGAACAAGAGAAGCAAGAACTATGTCAAAATTCCCCACTTAAACAGGAAATTGAACGCTTGGAAAAGTTTATTCAAAACTTAAATTATGATCGCAGTGAACATCAGAATATTCAAAATCTGCTCCGACAATTACAGGGAGTAAGATTACAGTATCAAGACTGGCAACAAGCCGAAAAAAATTATCCAGAAATAGCCGCTAAAATCGCTGACATTGAGCAAAGATTACAGCTGCGAAATCAGGATCGCCAGAAGCTGAATCAGGAGTTAGCAAATATTAGTCAAAAGATTGGTACTTTGACTGACTATCGTCAAGAAATCGCTGCTTTATCGACTAATATTCAACAGCGAAGACAGATAATTGATGGATTGCTCTCCCAAAAAGGTCGGGTTGAGGAGAAGTTACATCAACTAGAAACTTTAGGTAAACAACTGACAGAAAAAGAGAGCGATTTAGCTAAAGTTAAAAAACAATATACAGTTTATAAAGAGTTAGCCATAGCTTTCGGCAAAAATGGTTTACAAACTCTGATGATTGAGAATGTTTTACCAGAGTTAGAAGCACAAACTAATCATATTTTAGCTCGCTTAACTGGTAATCAATTTCATGTGCAGTTTTTAACCCAAAAAAGCGGTAAAGGTACGAAGAAACAGCGACAAAAGTTAATCGATACTTTAGATATTATTATTGGCGATACCCGCGGCTCTCGTCCCTACGAAACCTATTCAGGAGGGGAAGCTTTTCGGATTAATTTCTCGATTCGATTAGCTTTAGCGAGATTATTGGCACAAAGAGCCGGAACAGCCCTACAAATGCTCATTGTTGACGAGGGATTCGGAACTCAGGATGGGGAAGGATGCGATCGCTTAATTGCGGCAATTAACGCTATATCCGCCGATTTTGCCTGTATTTTGACTGTCACCCATATGCCCCAATTTAAAGAAGCTTTTCAACATCGCATCGAAGTCCGCAAAACCGAACAGGGTTCCCAATTGATGTTATTATCCTAG
- a CDS encoding MoaD/ThiS family protein, producing the protein MEKITVTVKLFAIYQEVYQTSQLNLEFPAHTSVTEVLNYIIAPYPQLERWRNVTRFGVNLQFVSGEKILKNGDEIVLIPPVSGG; encoded by the coding sequence ATGGAAAAAATTACGGTTACAGTGAAACTATTTGCTATTTATCAAGAAGTCTATCAAACTTCACAATTAAACCTCGAATTTCCTGCCCACACTTCCGTTACAGAAGTGTTAAACTATATTATAGCCCCCTATCCTCAATTAGAAAGATGGCGCAATGTTACTCGTTTTGGAGTCAATCTTCAGTTTGTTTCGGGAGAGAAAATCCTCAAAAATGGTGATGAGATAGTTTTAATTCCCCCCGTTAGTGGTGGCTAA
- the recJ gene encoding single-stranded-DNA-specific exonuclease RecJ, with translation MSNWQIPPSVELPQEFLKIVQDYTPESDGSVVAQILRHRGVQDGATLRTFLDEKAYQSKTPFDFGQEMNFAVKRLEKALNKDEKVTIWGDFDADGVTATSVLWEGLGQFFPADQQLDYYIPDRQKESHGLNCPGIEKLAHQGTRLIVTCDTGSTNIAEIDYANSLGIDIIITDHHTLPDERPEVIALINPRYFVETHPFYHLSGVAVAYKLVEAMYLTLADIPRKPLENLLDLVAIGLIADLVKLTGECRYLAQKGLQKLQNTQRLGVKKLLDLCNKTGDRPLDISFGIGPRINAVSRIYGDARFCVELLTSEDEKRCHELAEQAELANIRRQEIQRDIIKQVQKKLERIDLSTTNVIILDDPQWLAGILGLVAGQIAQEYQRPTILLSTSEPPFAKGSARSIREIDLYQLVSSQSHLLHRFGGHPLAAGLSITIENLPLFIEGINQQLRRTGIDLTSLSPQIEVDAVVTVSQLGKSLFRELKLLEPCGMGNPTPKLLIQNCYFQNLWHKNLADLKGKKIAYPRTTFEIWDSSIEQGFPGMWWGHHKEEIAADTCYDAVVELDFNTYKNRYEVRLIALKTYQQESLSYSNKKDFLIDNRNREINQEVNQLNPLFLWECPRDWTKLSREYQQAILRDKKLVLAYGSPLKKSAHSTWINLVGIGKYLARTKTSISRQQLQNRLNLSYHTLELGLISLAENGFKVNKNQENLSFELVNHEAKINKIEHFLEAVALENFLQQYFATVPLEILQTILNHEDSIDF, from the coding sequence GTGTCTAACTGGCAAATTCCCCCATCGGTAGAGCTTCCCCAAGAGTTTTTAAAAATAGTCCAAGACTACACCCCAGAGTCGGATGGCAGCGTCGTGGCACAAATATTACGGCATCGCGGTGTCCAAGATGGGGCGACTCTGCGGACGTTTCTGGATGAGAAAGCTTATCAGTCAAAAACTCCCTTTGATTTTGGGCAAGAAATGAACTTCGCCGTCAAAAGACTGGAAAAAGCCCTAAATAAAGACGAAAAAGTGACTATTTGGGGTGATTTCGATGCCGATGGTGTCACCGCTACCAGTGTCCTCTGGGAAGGATTAGGGCAGTTTTTCCCAGCTGATCAACAGTTAGATTATTACATACCCGATCGCCAAAAAGAATCCCACGGCCTCAATTGTCCCGGTATCGAGAAACTAGCGCATCAAGGAACCCGTTTAATCGTCACCTGTGACACGGGAAGCACGAATATCGCTGAAATTGACTATGCAAACAGTCTAGGCATCGATATTATCATCACCGATCATCATACCCTACCCGACGAGCGCCCCGAGGTGATTGCCCTGATTAATCCCCGCTATTTTGTGGAAACCCATCCTTTCTATCATCTTTCTGGGGTTGCTGTTGCTTATAAATTAGTGGAAGCGATGTATTTAACCCTGGCAGATATTCCCAGAAAACCCCTAGAAAATTTACTGGATTTAGTTGCGATTGGTTTAATTGCCGATTTAGTCAAATTGACGGGAGAATGTCGTTATTTAGCCCAAAAAGGTCTTCAAAAACTGCAAAATACTCAGCGTTTGGGAGTTAAAAAATTACTCGATTTATGTAACAAAACCGGAGATAGACCGCTGGATATATCCTTCGGTATTGGACCGCGCATTAATGCCGTCAGTCGCATTTATGGTGATGCTAGATTTTGTGTGGAATTACTCACCAGTGAAGATGAAAAACGTTGTCACGAATTAGCTGAACAAGCGGAATTGGCCAATATTCGTCGCCAAGAAATCCAACGGGATATTATTAAACAAGTTCAAAAAAAATTAGAGAGAATTGATCTTTCTACCACTAATGTAATTATTTTAGATGATCCCCAATGGCTGGCGGGAATTTTAGGATTAGTTGCGGGACAAATTGCCCAAGAATACCAGCGACCAACAATTTTATTAAGTACCAGTGAACCACCTTTTGCTAAGGGTTCCGCTCGGTCAATTCGTGAGATCGATCTCTATCAATTAGTATCCTCTCAATCCCATCTTTTACATCGTTTTGGTGGTCATCCTTTGGCCGCGGGTTTAAGTATAACTATAGAAAATTTACCCCTATTTATTGAGGGAATTAATCAACAGTTGCGACGCACAGGAATTGATTTAACTTCCCTTTCTCCCCAGATAGAAGTGGATGCAGTGGTGACGGTTTCCCAATTGGGAAAAAGTCTATTTCGAGAATTAAAATTACTGGAACCCTGCGGGATGGGTAATCCGACACCGAAGCTATTAATCCAAAATTGTTATTTTCAAAATCTTTGGCATAAAAATCTTGCAGATTTAAAAGGCAAAAAAATTGCTTATCCCCGGACAACTTTTGAGATTTGGGATAGTTCAATCGAGCAGGGATTCCCCGGTATGTGGTGGGGTCATCACAAAGAGGAAATCGCTGCCGATACCTGTTATGATGCAGTAGTAGAATTAGATTTTAATACCTACAAAAATCGCTATGAAGTGCGCTTAATTGCCCTGAAAACCTATCAACAAGAATCCCTAAGCTATAGCAATAAAAAAGATTTTTTAATCGACAATCGTAATCGAGAAATTAATCAAGAAGTTAACCAATTAAATCCCCTTTTTCTCTGGGAATGTCCCCGGGATTGGACAAAACTTTCCCGGGAATATCAACAGGCAATTTTACGGGATAAAAAGTTAGTTCTTGCCTATGGTAGTCCTTTGAAAAAATCCGCTCACAGCACATGGATAAACCTTGTGGGGATTGGGAAATATTTAGCTAGAACTAAAACCAGTATTTCCCGTCAACAATTACAAAACCGCTTAAACCTCAGTTATCATACCCTAGAATTAGGATTAATTTCCTTAGCAGAAAATGGCTTTAAAGTCAATAAAAATCAAGAAAATTTATCCTTTGAATTAGTCAATCATGAGGCAAAAATTAATAAGATTGAGCATTTTCTGGAAGCGGTGGCCCTAGAAAACTTTCTCCAGCAATACTTTGCTACTGTTCCCCTAGAAATTCTGCAAACAATTCTTAATCACGAAGACTCGATCGATTTCTAA
- a CDS encoding fused MFS/spermidine synthase, with translation MAGSELKADLWVNEYITPWDIYSHGVSQILAYKKTAFQEMYIVESGAYGKALVLDGKWQSCTGDEFIYHEALVQPAMIAHQEPKTALILGGGEGATTRELLRWKTIEKVMMIDIDGDVVAACKEHLPEMHQGTFDDPRFQLVVADALEVLDTTNDQWDIIISDLVDPIGEGPSFPLFTKEYFEKLQRVLAENGIVVVQSGPVSPPSVMYHARLVNTLKAVFPYVHSYCAPTPSYGSPWGFTLCANHPLNTRPDPDVVDELISDTTTGGLRLIDGMSLLGMLQTPLYIRQAIAQNTEVYTLAKPPKFFGQGVISNQ, from the coding sequence ATGGCAGGAAGTGAACTAAAAGCGGATCTATGGGTTAACGAATATATTACCCCCTGGGACATTTATAGTCATGGGGTTTCGCAGATTTTAGCCTACAAAAAAACCGCTTTTCAGGAGATGTATATTGTTGAATCGGGGGCCTATGGAAAAGCCTTGGTACTGGATGGCAAATGGCAATCTTGTACGGGGGATGAATTTATTTATCATGAAGCATTAGTGCAACCGGCAATGATTGCCCACCAAGAACCAAAAACTGCTTTAATTCTGGGAGGTGGTGAAGGTGCGACAACGCGGGAATTATTGCGTTGGAAAACAATCGAAAAAGTGATGATGATCGATATCGATGGGGATGTGGTAGCAGCTTGTAAGGAACATCTTCCCGAAATGCACCAAGGCACTTTTGATGATCCTCGTTTTCAGTTAGTTGTCGCTGATGCTTTAGAAGTTTTAGACACCACTAACGATCAATGGGATATTATTATCTCCGATCTGGTTGATCCCATCGGAGAGGGTCCTTCTTTCCCCCTATTCACTAAAGAATACTTTGAAAAACTGCAAAGAGTTTTGGCCGAAAATGGCATTGTTGTTGTCCAATCTGGCCCGGTTTCTCCTCCTTCGGTGATGTATCATGCGCGTTTGGTGAATACTTTAAAAGCAGTTTTTCCCTATGTTCATTCCTATTGCGCTCCCACTCCTAGTTATGGTTCCCCTTGGGGTTTTACTCTCTGTGCTAATCATCCTTTAAATACTCGTCCCGATCCCGATGTGGTGGATGAATTAATCAGTGATACAACTACGGGAGGATTACGTTTAATTGATGGCATGAGTTTGCTCGGAATGTTACAAACTCCTCTCTATATTCGTCAAGCAATCGCGCAAAATACGGAAGTTTATACCCTAGCAAAACCCCCGAAATTCTTCGGTCAAGGAGTAATCAGTAATCAGTAA
- the accA gene encoding acetyl-CoA carboxylase carboxyl transferase subunit alpha, producing MTKNETTEKKIFLLDFEKPLYELESRIEQIKELAQENGVDVSEQISQLDERANQLRREIFSNLTPSQRLQLARHPRRPSTLDYIQAITDEWFELHGDRGGYDDPALVGGVARFNGRPVVIIGHQKGRDTKDNVARNFGMAAPGGYRKAMRLMEHAHQFNQPILTFIDTPGAWAGVEAEKLGQGQAIAYNLREMFRLDVPIICTVIGEGGSGGALGIGVGDRLLMLEHSVYTVATPEACAAILWKDAKKSDKAAVALKITSKDLKELNIIDQIVPEPSRGAHADPIKAAANLKAAISDNLEALSLLTPQQRRESRYQKFRNLGVFLEATA from the coding sequence ATGACCAAAAACGAGACTACCGAGAAAAAGATTTTTCTCTTAGATTTTGAGAAACCCCTCTACGAATTAGAATCCCGCATCGAACAGATTAAAGAATTAGCCCAAGAAAATGGCGTGGATGTCTCGGAACAAATTAGTCAACTAGACGAACGAGCTAATCAATTACGTCGTGAAATTTTTAGCAATCTCACCCCTTCCCAAAGGCTACAATTAGCTCGTCATCCCCGGCGCCCCAGTACCCTAGACTATATTCAAGCAATCACCGATGAATGGTTCGAGTTACACGGTGATCGCGGTGGTTACGACGATCCCGCTCTTGTGGGGGGTGTTGCCCGTTTTAACGGTCGTCCCGTGGTGATTATCGGGCATCAAAAAGGCCGGGATACTAAGGATAATGTGGCTAGAAATTTCGGCATGGCTGCCCCCGGTGGTTATCGTAAAGCCATGCGTTTAATGGAACACGCCCATCAGTTTAATCAGCCAATTTTAACCTTTATTGACACCCCTGGCGCCTGGGCGGGGGTAGAAGCGGAAAAATTAGGTCAAGGGCAAGCGATCGCCTATAATCTCCGGGAAATGTTCCGTTTAGATGTGCCGATCATTTGTACTGTTATCGGCGAAGGTGGTTCCGGCGGTGCTTTGGGCATTGGTGTCGGTGATCGCCTGTTAATGTTAGAGCATTCTGTCTATACCGTGGCGACTCCCGAAGCTTGTGCCGCCATTCTCTGGAAAGATGCCAAAAAATCGGATAAAGCAGCAGTTGCCCTCAAAATTACCTCAAAAGATTTAAAAGAGTTAAATATTATCGATCAGATCGTTCCTGAACCCTCCAGAGGGGCCCATGCTGATCCGATTAAAGCGGCAGCCAATTTAAAAGCCGCTATTAGTGACAATTTAGAGGCTTTATCTTTGTTAACTCCCCAACAACGGCGCGAATCTCGTTATCAAAAATTCCGCAATTTAGGCGTATTTTTAGAAGCTACAGCTTAA
- a CDS encoding ferrochelatase, translated as MVAISDQQQLAATHHHSDRVAVLLMGYGEVESYEDFANYNEQALNLLTAKFAPVPTWVYPPLGKLLAIFDLHEWQHQHNHFISPHNHIFEHQRQEIERNLQAKWGNRVEVFKAFNFCAPFLPAQVLTEIRERGFEKILIYPLLVVDSIFTSGIAIEQVNKALAQGQTGEHWVKGLRYIPSFYNQPAYIDLMARLVEEKITAEVASSCLPSQIGIILMNHGCPHEAKGFTSGIDESQALYELVREKLIYRYPLISVGWLNHQTPLIKWTQPNAELAAKNLIELGAKALIFMPIGFATENHETLLDVEHIIEALRRKHDQVNYVQMACVNDNPEFCRMAADWAREHIEALLSQEALSVNSSVTIPHIHSDHHHHHHGHHHHH; from the coding sequence GTGGTTGCCATTTCAGATCAACAACAGTTAGCCGCTACCCACCACCACAGCGATCGAGTGGCGGTATTATTGATGGGATACGGGGAAGTGGAGAGTTACGAGGACTTTGCCAACTATAATGAACAGGCCTTAAATCTGCTGACGGCTAAGTTCGCTCCTGTACCGACTTGGGTTTATCCTCCCCTAGGGAAATTATTGGCTATATTTGACCTGCACGAATGGCAGCACCAGCATAATCACTTTATTTCACCCCATAACCACATTTTCGAGCATCAAAGACAGGAAATCGAGCGCAATTTACAGGCAAAATGGGGTAATCGGGTGGAGGTATTCAAAGCGTTTAACTTCTGCGCGCCTTTTTTACCGGCACAGGTATTAACGGAAATCCGCGAACGGGGATTCGAGAAAATTTTGATCTATCCTCTCCTAGTTGTTGATTCTATCTTTACCAGTGGCATTGCGATCGAACAAGTTAACAAAGCTTTAGCTCAAGGACAAACGGGGGAACATTGGGTGAAAGGATTGCGCTACATTCCCTCGTTTTACAACCAACCCGCTTATATAGATCTAATGGCGCGGTTAGTGGAGGAAAAAATCACTGCTGAGGTAGCTAGTAGCTGTCTTCCCTCGCAAATTGGCATTATTTTAATGAATCACGGTTGTCCCCACGAAGCGAAGGGATTTACGTCGGGAATCGATGAAAGTCAAGCTTTATACGAGTTGGTCCGGGAAAAATTAATCTATCGTTATCCCTTGATTTCTGTGGGTTGGTTAAATCACCAAACCCCTTTAATTAAATGGACGCAACCGAATGCGGAGTTAGCGGCGAAGAATTTAATCGAATTAGGGGCAAAAGCTTTAATTTTCATGCCAATTGGCTTTGCTACGGAAAATCACGAAACTTTACTAGATGTAGAGCATATTATCGAAGCTTTACGCCGCAAACACGACCAAGTTAACTATGTGCAGATGGCCTGTGTCAACGATAACCCCGAATTTTGCCGGATGGCTGCCGATTGGGCCCGGGAACATATCGAAGCTTTGCTATCACAAGAGGCCTTATCTGTCAATAGTTCTGTAACAATTCCTCACATTCATTCCGATCACCATCATCACCACCACGGACATCACCATCATCATTAA